The genomic interval TTACCCCATGCTGTCAGCTTCTGGAGCTTCATGGGGTACACTCCACTCCTAGGGTGTGAGGTACCAGCAATGTTACCAACTGTAGCTGCCTCCACGTGGGACCCAGAACCAGTGGGATCAAAGGGCAGGGGTCAGGCCCCAAAGAGCTGATGGCAGTGGGGGCttcgcacgcacgcgcgcgcgcacgcgcacacacacatacacacacacacacacgttgggAAGGGGAGGTAGTCACAGCACCTGATGTATTACAGTGACTAAGTCtgcttatttgtcatttatttttaaaatatatttaaacagcaGCAATCACttccaaaatgcaaaaaaaaaattacaatttttagaataaaattataatgttTATAATGCGAGTCAGAAAGAATTGAAGGTACAACTGAGAATCAAATCACACAGCACTGGGCATGGCTAGAGAAGCCAAGGCCCACTGGCTGGGGGGGTCAAGTTGACAAGAGGTCCCAACGAGTGAGGTTTCCACCCTCAAATCATACCCCCCCCAACTCCCCATTGACGAAGCCAGTGTCCTCTAGGTTAGAGAAGAAGCGTCAAAGAGCTGGCCCTCTGTGGGGGATCCCCCAAACCCAGTCCCCCCACCAGCCAGGGACCTGCTAATCGACCTCCTCCATGTTGCTGTAGGTGGGGGCTGGGCGGTCCACAGGGGGGGCGAAGCGTTCAGGGGCTGTCCGCGTGGGGGCCACGTCAGGGGCCTGGCCAGGGCCTAGTCCCTGCAACAGAATATGAGGACAGGGGTTGGGGGCTGCCCAGTATGCCGCCTGGCATCCCGGGGGTGCTGGCTTGGAGCCCTGGCACCCAAGGGAGGGCCCCAAGGCAGGCGCAGACAGCAGCGGCATTGAGACAGAGAGACGAGATCAGCCTGAACAGTCTCACTTTATTAACACTTTAAATACAGGAAGCTGCTTGGGCAGGGCTAAGCCCCAGGCCAAGGGTAGGAGCAGCAGGACAAACGGACAGACAGCTGGACGGGATACCCACCCTAAGATGCTCTGCCCCTGCAGGAGCCACagtccccaccctctcccctcagATGCACACACTGAGGCCCAAGCCCAGAGTTGGTCCCCACCACAGCGGCAGGCATGGCCTGGTGGGCAGGTAGGTAGGCCAGCTCACAGCAGCTGCCTGCAGGCGAGCTCATCTCCAGGGACTCTGGGATACCAGAGGATAGAACACGTTGAGCACGAGGGCCATCAAAGCTGCCACGGTGCCCAGAACAAAGTATCGGAGACAGCCCTCGTCTGGTGTGGTAGGGCCACGTGGCGGGGGGCCCACCCAGTCCTGGGGCCCCCAGGAACCCAGGGGCGCAGGCCCCTCGGGTACCGGCTCCTCCTCGGCCTCCAGCTCCTGCCAAATCCGGGAAGCCTACGGCGTGCGGAAACGGCCATCAGCACCCAGGGCGGGGGTGAGGGGGTAGGGGGACCCAGTGTCCCCAAGACCCCTGGCCATGACAGTCCCGCCCAACGTAACCGGTGCTAACCCCGTACATCCCAGGTCAAGTGGCAGAGTGGTGGACAGGCAGGAGCCAAGTGGGCCATTCGCAGGGTTGTCTAGATGGAGAGCACCACAGTGGGAGAATCTTGATGGCATTTTGGCCTCAAGAAGCTCCCCTATCGACATGCAACTTCCCCACAggggttgggtgggggtgggggtgagggttaGCTGGTCAGTTTTTTAGCTCAGGCTTCCCACAGAGGAGACTGGCTCATGGAGAACAGAGCTGCCAACCCCAGAGTCATCTCCTGGCTCCCGCCCACCTACATCCAGATCCTGATCACTGTATGAGTCTGAGCATAGCGGGCTCAAGGGAGGAGAGGACAGCAAGGAGACAAGTCCAGAAAAGAGTTTCGGATGTGCCCACCAACCAGGCCTATGGCATCCCATGTCAGTAAGAGAGACAGACGATCCTGAAGGCACAGTGGGGACAAAAGCTCACCTCAGAGAGGGTGATGGCCACATTGGCTATGGCCTGCTGGATAGGCCCTGTCCTGAGTGCACATCAGAACACAGGGACGATCACAAGTGAGGGTCTGTGGGCTAGCATGTGGGGAGTGTGCAGAGGGAAAGTTGGGAGGTGTCAGGTACAGTCTGTTCACACCACTATACCCAGTGAAATTTGGAGCAGCTGCTTGGCCCGTAGTCTATGCACACACCAATGGCAGCGCGTTGCTGTGTGTGTACCTCTGTAAGTGTCCCTGCAGCCTGGGAATCGCTCTGGCTAAGGCTTTGATGTAAGGGAACCCTGTCTGTGACTCTTAAAAATCCGAAGGTTCCAGGGGCCTAGGACTGTAGAAGAGGAAGCTGTGCCCTACCCCCACCCATCTGTGAGTTGGGCCCCACTAGCCTGAGCAGCCTCCCCGTGCCTCACCTGGCTGGCAGCAGACTCAGCTGCAGGGCCTAGGTCTGGGTGGTGTTCAGAGTGACCTGCCCGGGGGGGCCTCTCCACAGGAGAGTTCCGCCGGCGGTAGAAGAGTACATAGGCATAACGCGTCACGACCTGGCTCTCGTCTACCGTTGTCACCGTGCTGTCATCAAACAAGCGCCAGCCTATGGCAAGGTGGGAAGAGTGTGAACATACCCTGCACCAACACCCCTACCATCTATCCTGCTGGCTGTGTGTGCCCTCACCCACGTCGCTGCGCTGGCTGCTGCGATCATTGGGCAGGCGTGCACAGGCAGTGTAGTGGCCACCGATCATGCCTCCATAGTGGTTGATGACAGCGTACAGGTCATAGCTGGGCAGCTGCTCCTCTTTCTGACCGATACAGAACTTGCTCAGGTCCAGGTTCCTGTGGTACCAGCCAGAGAGAGGTGAGACAGTCAACAGGTGCCCTGGATGCCGACCTTGGCCCCCATGCCCTGACTACAGTCACGAGAGCCCACTGCTCACCGAACAGGGAACTCCACCAAGTCATTGATCTTGTCACGCCAGATGAAACTGCGAAAGGAGAAGCGCTTGAGCTGCACGATGAGCACATTCGGCAGGCGCCACAACAACAGCTGCTTGGAGGCCTCGCGGTGTTGTTTGCACTGCGGGCAGTACCTGACAGGGGACAGAGGCGGAGTCAAGACCGACAGACCTCCACTCCACTCTTCCCCACTACCTGCCTGCTGCCCTGTCCTCACCAAGCCTCCTCAGGTGCCAGCACCTCAGGCCGCGTAAAGAGGTTCAGACACTGGTCCAGAGTGAAGTGGCCAGCACGGGCAGCCTCACCAGCAGAGCCTGGATCCTCAGCACATTCCAGCTCCTTGGAGGCTACCAACACAAACTCCTGCAGGCGCTCATTGTTCCGCCAGACTAGAGCCAGGCTGCAGTCATCACCCAGCTCTAGTGGGGTGTCTCCTGGAAACGGGCAGGGAAGGGAATCATGCAGCTGTGGAGAGCAGCCAGCCCAACCCACGCCAGGGGTCCCTCCCACGGCCTCAGACACCTTTGTCCTCTAGCCGCTGCTCTCGGTTGGATGCATCAATTCTATAGATAAAGAACTGGGGTGTGTGGGAATTCATGGCTTCACTTGGGTGTTGGTACCCGGGCACAGCAGCTGTGAAAGAACATGATAATCAGAGCTTTCCTGTCTACCAGAGCCTAAACAAGCTTCCTCCAACCTCCCCTACCCCAGCTCCAGAGCCTTTCACCAGACTTTTACCTTCAGGCCGGGACACCCTCTCACCAGCAGGCAAGGAGCCAACTTCAATGGGCCCACTGGCCAGCATCTCAGAAGAAACTCCACTGGTGCTGGGCACAGGGCCCCGATCAGGGGATGCCCAGGCCCGGGGGACCCCTGTGTCCCCCTCAGCCACAGGGGTCACCATCTGGAGCTCCGGTGGCTGAACAGGGTCCCTGTCATTGTCCCCAGCCTCCAGGGAGCTAGTGGACAGCAGTGTGTTGCAGCCAGGGCCCTGGGACTCCAAGGCCATGCGGCCAGGCTGGAAGGGTGGCTGGAACACACTCACAGAGTACCTGGTAACAGGCAGCAAAAGCAAGTAAGAATCCAGACCAACGTGTCCGGCACCTCTGCACTCCACCCCCACGCCCCACCTACCCCACCTTAATCCAACCACTGGGCACTTACCGGGCATATCCCTCTAGCAGCTGAGCAAGACGGGCATAAGTGAGGCGTGAGGCAGGTACACTGACCAGGAAGGGGTAGCCAATGTTCTCAGGGCGGCAGAGGCCCTTATGGTCAGGCCAATGGGTTTTCTGACAGAGcctggagagaaggaggaggtaaGACTAGGGCCTTAGCCACACCTCTACGCTAGGGCTAGACCAAGGAACTGGGTAtgccagccctgcctcccccagGGTCTGGTAGAGTGGGGTGGCAGGTAGAGGGCTTAAAATATATGTGCCTTTATGTGGAGAAGAGGTAGGGCAGCAAGTGGAAGGTGGAGAGGAGGGACGGGGGGAGACCACGGGAGTCCTCACTGGTTGCAGTAGCCCACGCGGTAGCAACGGGTACAGCGCTTCAGCTTCTCATCCTCTGACTGCTGCTTCCGCTGGCAGGCTGCACACTTGGAGATGGGGACGCTGGGCACCTGGGGGCGCTAGGGTGGGTCGTTTGCCTCAGTGAGGCCAGGGCAGGCAGGAAcgaccccctcccccatcagggCCCTGTGCCATCAGGTTGGCCCCCACTCACCTGCTGCACCTCTAGCACCACCACCCGCTCCTTAGCCAACTCTGGGGATAGGAGCTCGAAGCAGAGGAGTGTGTCGGAAGGTGACACAGTGTCCAGTGAGTGGGAGGGCAAAAACACACGGTGGAAGCGATTCTTAATCACCTGAGGACAGAGAACACACAGATCCTATGTGAGGACAAGCCCTTTCCCTGGCCCTGCCACAAAGCACAAGATGAAGATATGACCTTGATCTTGGGTCAAATGGGGGCAGGGTTGGGGATTGTGGCCCAAAAGAAGTATATGCCTCTGCTGGCCCCAGCCTCAGTGCCCAATGGAATAAGGAGCCTGGTGCCTCACAGAGCATGAAAAGACCAAGACTGGGGCAGGTATCAACCATACCAGCTCTCCACACCAAGGGCCTCTACCCGGCTGTCAACCAGTGGGCCCTGTTGAGACTGCACCATGGTTACTATGAAGGGGCCGCATTCAAGGAGGCATCTCCCTACCTCTACCCCCGAGGTAAAGGACACTACCAGGCAGCAGGCTAGGAACCTTTGGGGAAAACCGGCACACAGATCTGGGAAAACAGGAGGGAGAAGCAGAATGGATGGAGAACGTCTATAGCTGGTGGATGGCTAGTCCTGCAGCTCAAGCTCCTTGTCTGAAGAAGGAAGAGCAGCTGGGGGCCAACAACAAAAGGGGGAATAAATCCAGATGATGGCTGGGAACTGAGAACACCTCAGTTACATAGCCCAAATGCCTGGTTTCAACCATGTCTCAACCAATAGCACCCCACCTGTCTTTGTGCAGTCACATGCACgtttgtgtgtacacatacagATGCTAATGATCGTACACACGTATCTGCGCGCTGCAAACAGACATGTGTCCACGTGCGTAAGAGCCTTGGAAAGACAGACACACCTCAGCCAGACGCAGGTTCTCAGGCTTCACGTGGACACTCTGAGACAGGGAGTCCAACACTTCACTTGCACTGGAGTTCTCCTTGCTGATGCTCACCAGAAACTGTGGTGACAAGAGTACAGAGTCCATGGTGGGAGGTAGGCCAGGGTCTCTGCGAAAGCCCAGCAATACGGGCTTACTTCTCACCTTGACGGGCTTGCTGTGGGGCTCCCGGGCAAAATAGAAGATGGGGAGAACCTTTTGCTTCTGTGGCAAGGGCACCGGCAGGTACAGGAACGGGTCAAAAGTGATGGAGACCTGCAAATGTACAGTTTCCACTGGGTGGCCACagagggagtggggggcaggaTGCTTGTGCCCTGAGAGCCCAATCCACGCCCTTGGAGGGCTCTCAGGGTCTCACAGCCAACCAGCAAATTCTCAGGCTTGACAACACTAGATGGACGAGGAGAACCATTAGGAGAGAACAATCCCTGTTTCTGGTAGTTGAGGCCTTCCTCAGCCAAGCCGCTTTAACCATCTGCCTCTCATTTGCACACCTTGTGCCTTTCCAATCttacccatccccaccccaccttaCATCACCCAAACATCACTTTTACCTCAGTCAGGAAGCCTACCAAGCCTGACCTCTGCAGGCCACACAGGGCCTAAGGCCTCCCCCTCACCTTCTTTGCCCAAATCTTGCCCTGCAACACCTAAAGATGCACATGCCTCTGACCCCATTCTGACCAGGCTAGCTAGGACAAGCCGGGGGTGTCTTTCTAGGAGAATCCGTCACACCTTTGCGCACACGGGGCACACCAGCTTCGACTTGTACTGTCCCTGAAATAGGTCCACGATGAAAGAGTCATTCCTCATCTTGTGCCGCTGCCAGGCTTCCTCAGCTACCACCTGAGGAGCAGAGTGGTGAGAACCGAGGAGACCTGGGGACGGGGACGTGCATGAGACATGCCCACCTCCGCCCCCAACTCTGACCTCATCAGGTCGCCCATCTGAGTCCACGGTCTCCGTGTAGGGCTTATTCTGAATACGGTTCAAGTCCTCGTGCAGCCCATCCAGCAGGAAAGCCATGAACTCCTGGGCATCGTGCTGTGCATAGCCTGTGAACTGGCTGGCCTTGCTCGCCACAATGGCCTGGAAGCAGGGGCAAGATGTGAGCATGGAGCCCCAGCACC from Delphinus delphis chromosome 10, mDelDel1.2, whole genome shotgun sequence carries:
- the USP19 gene encoding ubiquitin carboxyl-terminal hydrolase 19 isoform X5; its protein translation is MSGGASTTGPRRGPPGLEEATSKKKQKDPANQENKDGDPRRGGSAFTREEPTKDELLLDWRQSADEVFVKLRVGAGPLRLEEVDAAFTDTDCVVRLPGGRQWGGVFYAEIESSCTKVQARKGGLLQLSLPKKVPLLTWPSLLKKPLGTQELVPGLRCQENGQEPSPVALEPGPEPRRAKQEARNQKRAQGRGEVGAGAGPGAQAGPSAKRAVHLHRGPEGEGSRDGPGPRGDAPQFLAEPATQAEAEEQLRVPPLNPQTCLLGSEENLALLTGKKAVAPRNDPVSPVMARSRDSEKDDRSKEEMAVAADAAALVDGKEPKSMVNLAFVKNDSYEKGPDSVVVHVYVKEICRDTSRVLFREQDFTLIFQTRDGNFLRPHPGCGPHTIFRWQVKLRNLIEPEQCTFCFTASRIDICLRKRQSQRWGGLEAPAARVGGAKVAVPTGPTPLDSTPPGGTPHPLTGQEEARAVEKEKPKARSEDTGLDGVAARTPMEHVAPKPEPHLASPKPTCMVPPMPHSPVSGDSVEEEEEEEKKVCLPGFTGLVNLGNTCFMNSVIQSLSNTRELRDFFHDRSFEAEINYNNPLGTGGRLAIGFAVLLRALWKGTHHAFQPSKLKAIVASKASQFTGYAQHDAQEFMAFLLDGLHEDLNRIQNKPYTETVDSDGRPDEVVAEEAWQRHKMRNDSFIVDLFQGQYKSKLVCPVCAKVSITFDPFLYLPVPLPQKQKVLPIFYFAREPHSKPVKFLVSISKENSSASEVLDSLSQSVHVKPENLRLAEVIKNRFHRVFLPSHSLDTVSPSDTLLCFELLSPELAKERVVVLEVQQRPQVPSVPISKCAACQRKQQSEDEKLKRCTRCYRVGYCNQLCQKTHWPDHKGLCRPENIGYPFLVSVPASRLTYARLAQLLEGYARYSVSVFQPPFQPGRMALESQGPGCNTLLSTSSLEAGDNDRDPVQPPELQMVTPVAEGDTGVPRAWASPDRGPVPSTSGVSSEMLASGPIEVGSLPAGERVSRPEAAVPGYQHPSEAMNSHTPQFFIYRIDASNREQRLEDKGDTPLELGDDCSLALVWRNNERLQEFVLVASKELECAEDPGSAGEAARAGHFTLDQCLNLFTRPEVLAPEEAWYCPQCKQHREASKQLLLWRLPNVLIVQLKRFSFRSFIWRDKINDLVEFPVRNLDLSKFCIGQKEEQLPSYDLYAVINHYGGMIGGHYTACARLPNDRSSQRSDVGWRLFDDSTVTTVDESQVVTRYAYVLFYRRRNSPVERPPRAGHSEHHPDLGPAAESAASQASRIWQELEAEEEPVPEGPAPLGSWGPQDWVGPPPRGPTTPDEGCLRYFVLGTVAALMALVLNVFYPLVSQSPWR
- the USP19 gene encoding ubiquitin carboxyl-terminal hydrolase 19 isoform X3; translated protein: MSGGASTTGPRRGPPGLEEATSKKKQKDPANQENKDGDPRRGGSAFTREEPTKDELLLDWRQSADEVFVKLRVGAGPLRLEEVDAAFTDTDCVVRLPGGRQWGGVFYAEIESSCTKVQARKGGLLQLSLPKKVPLLTWPSLLKPLGTQELVPGLRCQENGQEPSPVALEPGPEPRRAKQEARNQKRAQGRGEVGAGAGPGAQAGPSAKRAVHLHRGPEGEGSRDGPGPRGDAPQFLAEPATQAEAEEQLRVPPLNPQTCLLGSEENLALLTGKKAVAPRNDPVSPVMARSRDSEKDDRSKEEMAVAADAAALVDGKEPKSMVNLAFVKNDSYEKGPDSVVVHVYVKEICRDTSRVLFREQDFTLIFQTRDGNFLRPHPGCGPHTIFRWQVKLRNLIEPEQCTFCFTASRIDICLRKRQSQRWGGLEAPAARGAVGGAKVAVPTGPTPLDSTPPGGTPHPLTGQEEARAVEKEKPKARSEDTGLDGVAARTPMEHVAPKPEPHLASPKPTCMVPPMPHSPVSGDSVEEEEEEEKKVCLPGFTGLVNLGNTCFMNSVIQSLSNTRELRDFFHDRSFEAEINYNNPLGTGGRLAIGFAVLLRALWKGTHHAFQPSKLKAIVASKASQFTGYAQHDAQEFMAFLLDGLHEDLNRIQNKPYTETVDSDGRPDEVVAEEAWQRHKMRNDSFIVDLFQGQYKSKLVCPVCAKVSITFDPFLYLPVPLPQKQKVLPIFYFAREPHSKPVKFLVSISKENSSASEVLDSLSQSVHVKPENLRLAEVIKNRFHRVFLPSHSLDTVSPSDTLLCFELLSPELAKERVVVLEVQQRPQVPSVPISKCAACQRKQQSEDEKLKRCTRCYRVGYCNQLCQKTHWPDHKGLCRPENIGYPFLVSVPASRLTYARLAQLLEGYARYSVSVFQPPFQPGRMALESQGPGCNTLLSTSSLEAGDNDRDPVQPPELQMVTPVAEGDTGVPRAWASPDRGPVPSTSGVSSEMLASGPIEVGSLPAGERVSRPEAAVPGYQHPSEAMNSHTPQFFIYRIDASNREQRLEDKGDTPLELGDDCSLALVWRNNERLQEFVLVASKELECAEDPGSAGEAARAGHFTLDQCLNLFTRPEVLAPEEAWYCPQCKQHREASKQLLLWRLPNVLIVQLKRFSFRSFIWRDKINDLVEFPVRNLDLSKFCIGQKEEQLPSYDLYAVINHYGGMIGGHYTACARLPNDRSSQRSDVGWRLFDDSTVTTVDESQVVTRYAYVLFYRRRNSPVERPPRAGHSEHHPDLGPAAESAASQASRIWQELEAEEEPVPEGPAPLGSWGPQDWVGPPPRGPTTPDEGCLRYFVLGTVAALMALVLNVFYPLVSQSPWR
- the USP19 gene encoding ubiquitin carboxyl-terminal hydrolase 19 isoform X1, with the protein product MSGGASTTGPRRGPPGLEEATSKKKQKDPANQENKDGDPRRGGSAFTREEPTKDELLLDWRQSADEVFVKLRVGAGPLRLEEVDAAFTDTDCVVRLPGGRQWGGVFYAEIESSCTKVQARKGGLLQLSLPKKVPLLTWPSLLKKPLGTQELVPGLRCQENGQEPSPVALEPGPEPRRAKQEARNQKRAQGRGEVGAGAGPGAQAGPSAKRAVHLHRGPEGEGSRDGPGPRGDAPQFLAEPATQAEAEEQLRVPPLNPQTCLLGSEENLALLTGKKAVAPRNDPVSPVMARSRDSEKDDRSKEEMAVAADAAALVDGKEPKSMVNLAFVKNDSYEKGPDSVVVHVYVKEICRDTSRVLFREQDFTLIFQTRDGNFLRPHPGCGPHTIFRWQVKLRNLIEPEQCTFCFTASRIDICLRKRQSQRWGGLEAPAARGAVGGAKVAVPTGPTPLDSTPPGGTPHPLTGQEEARAVEKEKPKARSEDTGLDGVAARTPMEHVAPKPEPHLASPKPTCMVPPMPHSPVSGDSVEEEEEEEKKVCLPGFTGLVNLGNTCFMNSVIQSLSNTRELRDFFHDRSFEAEINYNNPLGTGGRLAIGFAVLLRALWKGTHHAFQPSKLKAIVASKASQFTGYAQHDAQEFMAFLLDGLHEDLNRIQNKPYTETVDSDGRPDEVVAEEAWQRHKMRNDSFIVDLFQGQYKSKLVCPVCAKVSITFDPFLYLPVPLPQKQKVLPIFYFAREPHSKPVKFLVSISKENSSASEVLDSLSQSVHVKPENLRLAEVIKNRFHRVFLPSHSLDTVSPSDTLLCFELLSPELAKERVVVLEVQQRPQVPSVPISKCAACQRKQQSEDEKLKRCTRCYRVGYCNQLCQKTHWPDHKGLCRPENIGYPFLVSVPASRLTYARLAQLLEGYARYSVSVFQPPFQPGRMALESQGPGCNTLLSTSSLEAGDNDRDPVQPPELQMVTPVAEGDTGVPRAWASPDRGPVPSTSGVSSEMLASGPIEVGSLPAGERVSRPEAAVPGYQHPSEAMNSHTPQFFIYRIDASNREQRLEDKGDTPLELGDDCSLALVWRNNERLQEFVLVASKELECAEDPGSAGEAARAGHFTLDQCLNLFTRPEVLAPEEAWYCPQCKQHREASKQLLLWRLPNVLIVQLKRFSFRSFIWRDKINDLVEFPVRNLDLSKFCIGQKEEQLPSYDLYAVINHYGGMIGGHYTACARLPNDRSSQRSDVGWRLFDDSTVTTVDESQVVTRYAYVLFYRRRNSPVERPPRAGHSEHHPDLGPAAESAASQASRIWQELEAEEEPVPEGPAPLGSWGPQDWVGPPPRGPTTPDEGCLRYFVLGTVAALMALVLNVFYPLVSQSPWR
- the USP19 gene encoding ubiquitin carboxyl-terminal hydrolase 19 isoform X4, with amino-acid sequence MSGGASTTGPRRGPPGLEEATSKKKQKDPANQENKDGDPRRGGSAFTREEPTKDELLLDWRQSADEVFVKLRVGAGPLRLEEVDAAFTDTDCVVRLPGGRQWGGVFYAEIESSCTKVQARKGGLLQLSLPKKVPLLTWPSLLKKPLGTQELVPGLRCQENGQEPSPVALEPGPEPRRAKQEARNQKRAQGRGEVGAGAGPGAQAGPSAKRAVHLHRGPEGEGSRDGPGPRGDAPQFLAEPATQAEAEEQLRVPPLNPQTCLLGSEENLALLTGKKAVAPRNDPVSPVMARSRDSEKDDRSKEEMAVAADAAALVDEPKSMVNLAFVKNDSYEKGPDSVVVHVYVKEICRDTSRVLFREQDFTLIFQTRDGNFLRPHPGCGPHTIFRWQVKLRNLIEPEQCTFCFTASRIDICLRKRQSQRWGGLEAPAARGAVGGAKVAVPTGPTPLDSTPPGGTPHPLTGQEEARAVEKEKPKARSEDTGLDGVAARTPMEHVAPKPEPHLASPKPTCMVPPMPHSPVSGDSVEEEEEEEKKVCLPGFTGLVNLGNTCFMNSVIQSLSNTRELRDFFHDRSFEAEINYNNPLGTGGRLAIGFAVLLRALWKGTHHAFQPSKLKAIVASKASQFTGYAQHDAQEFMAFLLDGLHEDLNRIQNKPYTETVDSDGRPDEVVAEEAWQRHKMRNDSFIVDLFQGQYKSKLVCPVCAKVSITFDPFLYLPVPLPQKQKVLPIFYFAREPHSKPVKFLVSISKENSSASEVLDSLSQSVHVKPENLRLAEVIKNRFHRVFLPSHSLDTVSPSDTLLCFELLSPELAKERVVVLEVQQRPQVPSVPISKCAACQRKQQSEDEKLKRCTRCYRVGYCNQLCQKTHWPDHKGLCRPENIGYPFLVSVPASRLTYARLAQLLEGYARYSVSVFQPPFQPGRMALESQGPGCNTLLSTSSLEAGDNDRDPVQPPELQMVTPVAEGDTGVPRAWASPDRGPVPSTSGVSSEMLASGPIEVGSLPAGERVSRPEAAVPGYQHPSEAMNSHTPQFFIYRIDASNREQRLEDKGDTPLELGDDCSLALVWRNNERLQEFVLVASKELECAEDPGSAGEAARAGHFTLDQCLNLFTRPEVLAPEEAWYCPQCKQHREASKQLLLWRLPNVLIVQLKRFSFRSFIWRDKINDLVEFPVRNLDLSKFCIGQKEEQLPSYDLYAVINHYGGMIGGHYTACARLPNDRSSQRSDVGWRLFDDSTVTTVDESQVVTRYAYVLFYRRRNSPVERPPRAGHSEHHPDLGPAAESAASQASRIWQELEAEEEPVPEGPAPLGSWGPQDWVGPPPRGPTTPDEGCLRYFVLGTVAALMALVLNVFYPLVSQSPWR
- the USP19 gene encoding ubiquitin carboxyl-terminal hydrolase 19 isoform X7; this encodes MSGGASTTGPRRGPPGLEEATSKKKQKDPANQENKDGDPRRGGSAFTREEPTKDELLLDWRQSADEVFVKLRVGAGPLRLEEVDAAFTDTDCVVRLPGGRQWGGVFYAEIESSCTKVQARKGGLLQLSLPKKVPLLTWPSLLKKPLGTQELVPGLRCQENGQEPSPVALEPGPEPRRAKQEARNQKRAQGRGEVGAGAGPGAQAGPSAKRAVHLHRGPEGEGSRDGPGPRGDAPQFLAEPATQAEAEEQLRVPPLNPQTCLLGSEENLALLTGKKAVAPRNDPVSPVMARSRDSEKDDRSKEEMAVAADAAALVDEPKSMVNLAFVKNDSYEKGPDSVVVHVYVKEICRDTSRVLFREQDFTLIFQTRDGNFLRPHPGCGPHTIFRWQVKLRNLIEPEQCTFCFTASRIDICLRKRQSQRWGGLEAPAARVGGAKVAVPTGPTPLDSTPPGGTPHPLTGQEEARAVEKEKPKARSEDTGLDGVAARTPMEHVAPKPEPHLASPKPTCMVPPMPHSPVSGDSVEEEEEEEKKVCLPGFTGLVNLGNTCFMNSVIQSLSNTRELRDFFHDRSFEAEINYNNPLGTGGRLAIGFAVLLRALWKGTHHAFQPSKLKAIVASKASQFTGYAQHDAQEFMAFLLDGLHEDLNRIQNKPYTETVDSDGRPDEVVAEEAWQRHKMRNDSFIVDLFQGQYKSKLVCPVCAKVSITFDPFLYLPVPLPQKQKVLPIFYFAREPHSKPVKFLVSISKENSSASEVLDSLSQSVHVKPENLRLAEVIKNRFHRVFLPSHSLDTVSPSDTLLCFELLSPELAKERVVVLEVQQRPQVPSVPISKCAACQRKQQSEDEKLKRCTRCYRVGYCNQLCQKTHWPDHKGLCRPENIGYPFLVSVPASRLTYARLAQLLEGYARYSVSVFQPPFQPGRMALESQGPGCNTLLSTSSLEAGDNDRDPVQPPELQMVTPVAEGDTGVPRAWASPDRGPVPSTSGVSSEMLASGPIEVGSLPAGERVSRPEAAVPGYQHPSEAMNSHTPQFFIYRIDASNREQRLEDKGDTPLELGDDCSLALVWRNNERLQEFVLVASKELECAEDPGSAGEAARAGHFTLDQCLNLFTRPEVLAPEEAWYCPQCKQHREASKQLLLWRLPNVLIVQLKRFSFRSFIWRDKINDLVEFPVRNLDLSKFCIGQKEEQLPSYDLYAVINHYGGMIGGHYTACARLPNDRSSQRSDVGWRLFDDSTVTTVDESQVVTRYAYVLFYRRRNSPVERPPRAGHSEHHPDLGPAAESAASQASRIWQELEAEEEPVPEGPAPLGSWGPQDWVGPPPRGPTTPDEGCLRYFVLGTVAALMALVLNVFYPLVSQSPWR
- the USP19 gene encoding ubiquitin carboxyl-terminal hydrolase 19 isoform X15, whose protein sequence is MSGGASTTGPRRGPPGLEEATSKKKQKDPANQENKDGDPRRGGSAFTREEPTKDELLLDWRQSADEVFVKLRVGAGPLRLEEVDAAFTDTDCVVRLPGGRQWGGVFYAEIESSCTKVQARKGGLLQLSLPKKVPLLTWPSLLKPLGTQELVPGLRCQENGQEPSPVALEPGPEPRRAKQEARNQKRAQGRGEVGAGAGPGAQAGPSAKRAVHLHRGPEGEGSRDGPGPRGDAPQFLAEPATQAEAEEQLRVPPLNPQTCLLGSEENLALLTGKKAVAPRNDPVSPVMARSRDSEKDDRSKEEMAVAADAAALVDEPKSMVNLAFVKNDSYEKGPDSVVVHVYVKEICRDTSRVLFREQDFTLIFQTRDGNFLRPHPGCGPHTIFRWQVKLRNLIEPEQCTFCFTASRIDICLRKRQSQRWGGLEAPAARVGGAKVAVPTGPTPLDSTPPGGTPHPLTGQEEARAVEKEKPKARSEDTGLDGVAARTPMEHVAPKPEPHLASPKPTCMVPPMPHSPVSGDSVEEEEEEEKKVCLPGFTGLVNLGNTCFMNSVIQSLSNTRELRDFFHDRSFEAEINYNNPLGTGGRLAIGFAVLLRALWKGTHHAFQPSKLKAIVASKASQFTGYAQHDAQEFMAFLLDGLHEDLNRIQNKPYTETVDSDGRPDEVVAEEAWQRHKMRNDSFIVDLFQGQYKSKLVCPVCAKVSITFDPFLYLPVPLPQKQKVLPIFYFAREPHSKPVKFLVSISKENSSASEVLDSLSQSVHVKPENLRLAEVIKNRFHRVFLPSHSLDTVSPSDTLLCFELLSPELAKERVVVLEVQQRPQVPSVPISKCAACQRKQQSEDEKLKRCTRCYRVGYCNQLCQKTHWPDHKGLCRPENIGYPFLVSVPASRLTYARLAQLLEGYARYSVSVFQPPFQPGRMALESQGPGCNTLLSTSSLEAGDNDRDPVQPPELQMVTPVAEGDTGVPRAWASPDRGPVPSTSGVSSEMLASGPIEVGSLPAGERVSRPEAAVPGYQHPSEAMNSHTPQFFIYRIDASNREQRLEDKGDTPLELGDDCSLALVWRNNERLQEFVLVASKELECAEDPGSAGEAARAGHFTLDQCLNLFTRPEVLAPEEAWYCPQCKQHREASKQLLLWRLPNVLIVQLKRFSFRSFIWRDKINDLVEFPVRNLDLSKFCIGQKEEQLPSYDLYAVINHYGGMIGGHYTACARLPNDRSSQRSDVGWRLFDDSTVTTVDESQVVTRYAYVLFYRRRNSPVERPPRAGHSEHHPDLGPAAESAASQGLGPGQAPDVAPTRTAPERFAPPVDRPAPTYSNMEEVD